The following are encoded in a window of Fusarium oxysporum f. sp. lycopersici 4287 chromosome 5, whole genome shotgun sequence genomic DNA:
- a CDS encoding hypothetical protein (At least one base has a quality score < 10) — translation MNSTARTAYVEQFLQHEVSKLHTRETCWHQSGVGGLLALLRANLSESKSWNSSYVSGGPYTFNATRNLFTVDLATKHFDVNTVDQDTFITLTYIHALCLIIAFFLVYPIILLMESSTVLCDLINKPVAKHTVRKWESVLRAFVFTPLVIAGLVAGIIAMGSSDHFRTEHGVIGLVTIVFAGFASLLYFFDFFFGSRMGRTPMGMRWLQNIKYFDMFVCQVILMLSGFVLTDGFDDLSVMGLCYIQISLAWAVSLGMIAAFVWNSAMVLMTAQWFLVRRARPGGGGGIANTNNRMWRLVRFRRRRRQPSPEPTQSYEMGSSSETSETSETCGRGRTEAGAVL, via the exons ATGAATAGCACCGCGAGGACAGCTTACGTGGAGCAGTTTCTACAACATGAGGTATCGAAGCTTCACACGCGAGAAACGTGCTGGCATCAGTCTGGCGTCGGCGGTCTCCTAGCGCTGTTGCGTGCGAACCTCTCAGAGTCGAAATCGTGGAATAGCAGTTATGTCTCTGGGGGACCGTATACCTTTAACGCTACGAGGAATTTGTTCACTGTTGATCTTGCGACGAAGCATTTTGATGTCAATACTGTTGATCAAGATACATTCATCACGTTGACGTATATTCATG CGCTATGCCTGATCATTgcattcttcttggtgtATCCCATTATTCTACTGATGGAGTCGAGTACAGTGCTATGTGATCTGATCAATAAACCTGTCGCCAAACATACTGTTCGGAAATGGGAGTCTGTACTCCGAGCCTTTGTCTTTACGCCTCTTGTCATCGCTGGGCTAGTGGCGGGAATCATCGCAATGGGCTCGTCAGATCATTTCAGAACTGAACACGGG GTCATTGGTCTCGTCACTATAGTGTTTGCGGGCTTTGCATCGTTGCTTTActtcttcgacttcttctttggctcaAGAATGGGTCGGACACCCATGGGGATGCGATGGCTTCAGAACATCAAGTACTTTGACATGTTTGTCTGTCAAGTCATCCTCATGCTCTCCGGCTTCGTCCTGACCGACGGATTCGACGATCTTTCCGTCATGGGCCTATGCTACATCCAGATCTCCCTCGCATGGGCAGTATCTCTCGGCATGATAGCAGCGTTTGTATGGAACAGTGCCATGGTCTTGATGACAGCACAATGGTTCCTCGTCCGTCGAGCACGACCCGGCGGCGGTGGAGGTatcgccaacaccaacaacagaATGTGGAGGCTCGTGCGCTTCCGCCGCCGTCGTCGTCAACCATCCCCAGAGCCTACGCAGTCATACGAAATGGGCTCGTCATCAGAGACGTCTGAAACCTCTGAAACTTGCGGTCGGGGACGAACTGAAGCTGGGGCTGTGCTGTGA
- a CDS encoding hypothetical protein (At least one base has a quality score < 10) translates to MLTITALCLIIAFFLVYPIILLMESSTVLCDLINKPVAKHTVRKWESVLRAFVFTPLVIAGLVAGIIAMGSSDHFRTEHGVIGLVTIVFAGFASLLYFFDFFFGSRMGRTPMGMRWLQNIKYFDMFVCQVILMLSGFVLTDGFDDLSVMGLCYIQISLAWAVSLGMIAAFVWNSAMVLMTAQWFLVRRARPGGGGGIANTNNRMWRLVRFRRRRRQPSPEPTQSYEMGSSSETSETSETCGRGRTEAGAVL, encoded by the exons ATGCTGACTATTACAGCGCTATGCCTGATCATTgcattcttcttggtgtATCCCATTATTCTACTGATGGAGTCGAGTACAGTGCTATGTGATCTGATCAATAAACCTGTCGCCAAACATACTGTTCGGAAATGGGAGTCTGTACTCCGAGCCTTTGTCTTTACGCCTCTTGTCATCGCTGGGCTAGTGGCGGGAATCATCGCAATGGGCTCGTCAGATCATTTCAGAACTGAACACGGG GTCATTGGTCTCGTCACTATAGTGTTTGCGGGCTTTGCATCGTTGCTTTActtcttcgacttcttctttggctcaAGAATGGGTCGGACACCCATGGGGATGCGATGGCTTCAGAACATCAAGTACTTTGACATGTTTGTCTGTCAAGTCATCCTCATGCTCTCCGGCTTCGTCCTGACCGACGGATTCGACGATCTTTCCGTCATGGGCCTATGCTACATCCAGATCTCCCTCGCATGGGCAGTATCTCTCGGCATGATAGCAGCGTTTGTATGGAACAGTGCCATGGTCTTGATGACAGCACAATGGTTCCTCGTCCGTCGAGCACGACCCGGCGGCGGTGGAGGTatcgccaacaccaacaacagaATGTGGAGGCTCGTGCGCTTCCGCCGCCGTCGTCGTCAACCATCCCCAGAGCCTACGCAGTCATACGAAATGGGCTCGTCATCAGAGACGTCTGAAACCTCTGAAACTTGCGGTCGGGGACGAACTGAAGCTGGGGCTGTGCTGTGA
- a CDS encoding hypothetical protein (At least one base has a quality score < 10), whose amino-acid sequence MAVKQESKKHDEKHKGQIPGPKGLPIIGNLLDIDVTNSLQSIIDMAKDYPKLFALNVGGNTEIMICSRELMDELSDEARFHKLVVGGVEKLRPLAGDGLFSAQHNNQEWAIAHRILMPLFGPLTIREMFPDMRDISEQLCLKWARAGPSATIDVGNDFTRLTLDTIALCTMGFRFNSFYSNDKMHPFVESMVAALVDAEKQSMLPDVVQSFRLRAQSHFKKHAAVMKSTCHEILEQRRKNPVEGKDLLNAMMNGKDPKTGMGMSDGNIVDNLITFLIAGHETTSGLLSFAFYYLLENPEKLQKAREEVDEVLGDENLTADHLPKMPYINMIFRETLRLMPTAPGFYVTPFKDEVIGGQYNVSAGDPLFLFLHMIHRDPEVWGPDAEEFRPERMADEQFNKLPKNAWKPFGNGMRGCIGREFAWQEAQVVTIMLLQNFDMVKADPNYKLKIKQSLTIKPDGFNMKVKLREGRDLTNLFKNPSLASSKQPSLSSRMNLKISQKDLKPISIFYGSNTGTCEALAERLSADCATFGFMPSKPLPLDEATRNLSKDGPNIILAASYDGKPSDNATEFTKWAESLQPGELDGIQFAVFGCGHKDWVSTLYRIPKILDKCLAAAGADRLVDIGLTDASTGRLYPDFDDWAHSKLFPELASRHGITLDHAPDSLELSVTINQSQRNDIGGNFKRAEVVENTLLTSPGVPRKHSLLLKLPKDMAYTPGDHVLVLPKNPPQLVDRVMTCFGVDDDTVLTVSSQRPTFLPTGTPILASNLFSTLVELSQTVSRTSLKRLVDFAGNDGTKGEIQSLAGDRYDAEIDQQRMSILDILRKYPSINMPLSTFLSMLPQMRPRTYSFASTPEWKAGHGSLLFSVVEATEASGSSLARPGGLATNYMAQLRPGDSILVEPRPCRPELRTAMITELNVPIVMIAVGAGLAPFLGFMQKRYLQTQNSGHLPNSPCTLFFGCRGAKMDDICRDTLDEYSRAGVVSIHRAFSRDWDSAVQVCSASCR is encoded by the exons ATGGCAGTAAAGCAAGAATCGAAAAAGCACGATGAGAAGCACAAGGGACAAATCCCTGGACCAAAGG GCCTTCCGATCATTGGAAACCTTCTCGATATCGACGTCACAAACTCCCTGCAATCAATAATCGACATGGCGAAAGATTATC CAAAACTCTTCGCGCTAAATGTTGGGGGAAACACAGAGATCATGATCTGCAGCCGCGAGCTCATGGACGAACTATCGGACGAAGCACGATTCCACAAACTTGTCGTCGGCGGTGTCGAAAAGCTACGGCCTCTTGCTGGTGATGGCCTCTTCTCGGCGCAACATAATAACCAGGAATGGGCAATTGCGCATCGAATTCTCATGCCACTGTTCGGACCTCTAACAATTAGAGAGATGTTCCCCGATATGCGAGATATCTCAGAACAACTCTGTCTAAAATG GGCGCGAGCAGGTCCCTCAGCTACCATCGACGTCGGAAACGATTTCACACGACTAACACTCGACACCATCGCCCTCTGCACAATGGGCTTCCgcttcaacagcttctaCAGCAACGACAAGATGCATCCCTTCGTAGAGAGCATGGTCGCAGCTCTCGTCGACGCCGAAAAACAATCCATGCTTCCCGACGTGGTGCAATCATTTCGACTACGAGCCCAATCCCATTTCAAGAAGCACGCTGCTGTGATGAAGAGCACTTGCCATGAAATTCTCGAACAGCGACGGAAGAATCCTGTAGAGGGAAAGGATCTTCTCAATGCGATGATGAATGGCAAGGATCCCAAGACGGGAATGGGTATGAGTGATGGGAATATCGTCGATAACCTCATCACTTTCCTCATCGCGGGTCACGAGACTACCTCTGGCCTCTTGTCGTTTGCATTCTACTACCTCCTCGAGAACCCCGAGAAGCTACAGAAGGCTCgtgaggaggttgatgaagtaTTGGGCGACGAGAACCTCACTGCCGACCATCTCCCCAAGATGCCCTACATCAACATGATCTTCCGTGAGACTCTTCGTCTCATGCCCACTGCACCAGGCTTCTACGTCACACCCTTCAAAGACGAAGTCATCGGCGGTCAATACAACGTCTCCGCAGGCGATCCCTTGTTCCTCTTCCTCCACATGATCCATCGCGATCCCGAAGTCTGGGGCCCTGATGCTGAAGAGTTCAGACCTGAGAGGATGGCAGACGAGCAATTTAACAAACTCCCCAAGAATGCTTGGAAGCCTTTCGGCAATGGCATGCGAGGCTGCATCGGTCGAGAATTCGCATGGCAGGAAGCTCAAGTC GTTACCATCATGCTCCTCCAGAATTTTGACATGGTCAAGGCCGATCCCAActacaagctcaagatcaagcagtCGCTCACCATCAAGCCCGACGGTTTCAACATGAAGGTCAAGCTCCGAGAGGGGCGCGACTTGAccaacctcttcaagaacCCCAGCCTCGCTAGTTCCAAGCAGCCCAGTCTCTCCAGCCGAATGAACCTCAAAATTTCACAGAAAGATCTGAAGCCCATTTCTATCTTTTACGGATCAAACACTGGAACGTGTGAGGCATTGGCGGAGCGGCTGTCGGCTGATTGTGCGACATTCGGATTCATGCCTTCAAAGCCTTTGCCGCTTGATGAGGCTACGAGGAATCTGTCCAAGGATGGACCGAATATCATCTTGGCCGCCTCGTATGATGGAAAGCCTTCTGATAATGCTACTGAGTTTACCAAGTGGGCTGAGTCGCTGCAGCCTGGGGAGTTGGACGGCATTCAGTTTGCTGTTTTCGGATGCG GCCACAAGGACTGGGTATCAACCTTGTATCGCATCCCCAAGATCCTTGACAAGTGCTTAGCAGCCGCCGGCGCCGATCGCCTCGTTGACATTGGCCTCACCGATGCTAGCACCGGTCGCTTATACCCCGACTTCGACGACTGGGCACACAGCAAGCTCTTCCCCGAACTCGCCAGCCGACACGGTATCACTCTTGATCACGCGCCTGACTCTCTCGAACTGAGTGTCACCATCAACCAGTCCCAGCGGAATGATATCGGAGGCAACTTCAAGAGGGCTGAGGTCGTGGAGAACACTCTTCTTACCAGCCCTGGTGTTCCTCGCAAGCACAGTCTACTCCTGAAGCTACCGAAGGATATGGCTTACACTCCCGGTGATCATGTCTTGGTTCTTCCCAAGAACCCCCCTCAGCTTGTTGATCGGGTCATGACTtgctttggtgttgatgatgatactGTCTTGACTGTGTCGTCGCAACGACCAACTTTCCTTCCCACTGGGACTCCCATCCTTGCTTCTAACCTCTTCAGTACTCTTGTTGAGCTGTCCCAGACGGTTAGCCGTACAAGTCTCAAGAGGCTGGTGGACTTTGCAGGTAATGATGGGACTAAGGGTGAGATCCAGAGTCTCGCTGGTGACAGGTATGACGCCGAGATTGACCAACAACGCATGTCCATCCTCGACATCCTCCGCAAATATCCTTCTATCAACATGCCTCTGTCAACCTTTCTCTCCATGCTTCCCCAGATGCGTCCCCGCACATACTCCTTTgcctcaacaccagagtGGAAGGCCGGCCACGGctcgcttctcttctccgTCGTTGAAGCCACTGAGGCTAGTGGATCATCACTTGCTCGCCCAGGCGGTCTAGCTACAAACTACATGGCCCAGCTCCGACCCGGTGACTCTATCCTCGTTGAGCCTCGACCTTGTAGACCTGAGCTTCGCACTGCGATGATCACTGAGCTCAACGTTCCTATCGTCATGATCGCTGTTGGCGCTGGTCTTGCTCCCTTCTTGGGATTCATGCAGAAGCGATACCTGCAGACTCAGAACTCGGGTCACTTGCCAAACAGCCCATGCACACTCTTCTTTGGATGTCGCGGCGCCAAGATGGATGACATCTGCCGCGATACACTAGATGAGTACTCCCGCGCAGGCGTCGTATCAATCCATCGCGCCTTCAGTCGAGATTGGGACTCCGCCGTACAAGTATGTTCAGCATCTTGTCGCTAA
- a CDS encoding hypothetical protein (At least one base has a quality score < 10): MDLNPEWDRDQFIETMKDVKAWWFFFFSFIICIPNGGTTSFSTIVIKSFGYDEKQTILMGLPASAFQLTTVVLVAVFTTYVRKSRHIALVLTYLMAIAGILMIKLLPTAEKLSRLAGFWLIMAVAPAFPLMLSLSASNIAGFTKKSTVMAMIFLGYCAGNLSGPQFFISTEAPGYHTAYTTIMVCYAITIALVVGIYFYLTWENRRRDNEQGVKRDPEESRQVDLTEDGTLLQVDETDKQNKNFRYIL; this comes from the exons ATGGATTTGAACCCTGAGTGGGACCGCGATCAGTTCATCGAGACTATGAAGGACGTCAAGGCTTGGTggttctttttcttctctttcatcatctGCATTCCCAATGGTGGAACCACAAGC TTCAGCACCATTGTCATCAAGAGCTTCGGTTACGATGAGAAGCAAACTATCCTCATGGGTCTCCCCGCATCAGCCTTCCAACTCACAACcgtcgtcctcgtcgccGTCTTCACAACCTACGTCCGCAAGTCCCGACACATTGCTCTTGTTCTGACGTACTTGATGGCCATTGCTGGCATTCTTATGATCAAGCTCCTCCCTACGGCTGAGAAACTCTCGCGACTGGCAGGCTTCTGGCTCATCATGGCGGTTGCACCAGCATTCCCTCTCATGCTGTCACTATCTGCTAGTAATATCGCTGGCTTCACTAAAAAGTCAACcgtcatggccatgatcttCCTGGGATATTGTGCTGGAAACCTGAGTGGACCTCAGTTCTTTATCAGCACTGAGGCGCCCGGCTACCAT ACTGCTTACACCACTATCATGGTCTGCTATGCCATCACCATTGCTCTTGTGGTGGGCATTTACTTCTATCTCACCTGGGAGAACCGCCGTCGCGATAATGAGCAGGGTGTCAAGAGAGATCCTGAGGAGTCTCGACAAGTTGACCTTACTGAGGATGGAACACTTCTTCAAGTCGACGAGACTGATAAGCAGAACAAAAACTTCAGATACATCCTGTAA
- a CDS encoding hypothetical protein (At least one base has a quality score < 10), with the protein MENASSSSSQPQPQKRKRVERGRSKNGCLTCLTKKVKCDETRPQCNRCVRLRLECRWATQMQPLAERRRGLGPIKQREKWTPQTIVPKTDDAVSEGSQSVTPPALTPAGELQLPEGLPADMSFDVLPVENEAASASPTNFPDIPPEDMINPITIPQYPHDSSQLILYPTPSFDLLSLFPSFSFTNPTEPAPSIGSDDVQAMTFHSTVLAPMKSTRKAALSAHSIFLNFAVQNPMALHFLLAFSHSELAIHHGFSHRPPLESYLHFQNGSQLLSQALVTLSPTNHIAMMLSFLYLYMFWMRRDPLEVERLRELSISILAYVTTFSLDEVCANSGGNTGTSEPVTLSRILTYIYDRDVFCGFFGCGAAFASYVSQKHETRQRIWLLSRMPILPDQTETWFRSESLPETSQRRILDVYFSLITIQYEINVYSQSSELAILEKGLEIRNKLDKIREEQNFLFTLSRDCAQQSTQPPLMALVAVTIFHALEIYLHRSRDTFFGETPVPADIERALQELVSAAYHTIPVGPVQLLERFQWALLIGGIETHDPVYRDWISASISDPVIKGVYNLVVSAKTLSAKGISMEAVRELVSKQSTAS; encoded by the exons ATGGAGAATGCATCCAGTTCATCCAGCCAACCTCAACCCCAGAAGCGCAAACGCGTAGAACGCGGCCGCTCTAAAAACG GCTGCTTGACGTGTCTGACTAAAAAGGTCAAATGCGATGAGACGAGGCCGCAGTGTAATCGCTGTGTGAGGCTGAGGCTCGAGTGTAGATGGGCGACGCAGATGCAGCCGCTGGCGGAAAGGAGGAGAGGCTTGGGGCCGATTAAACAGAGGGAGAAGTGGACGCCGCAGACGATTGTGCCAAAGACTGATGATGCTGTCAGTGAGGGCTCGCAGAGTGTCACGCCGCCTGCTTTGACGCCTGCTGGGGAATTGCAATTGCCTGAGGGATTGCCTGCCGATATGTCGTTTGATGTTCTACCCGTGGAGAATGAAGCAGCATCTGCATCACCAACGAACTTCCCAGACATACCACCAGAAGACATGATCAACCCCATCACAATCCCTCAATACCCCCACGACTCGTCACAGCTCATCCTATACCCAACACCCTCCTTCGatctcctctccctctttcCTTCATTCTCCTTCACAAACCCAACCGAGCCCGCCCCTTCAATCGGGAGCGACGACGTCCAAGCCATGACATTCCACTCCACCGTCCTCGCACCCATGAAATCGACACGCAAAGCCGCTCTATCAGCACactccatcttcctcaacttTGCCGTCCAGAATCCCATGGCGTTGCATTTCCTTCTTGCCTTTTCACACAGCGAACTTGCTATCCATCATGGCTTCAGCCATAGACCGCCTTTGGAGTCGTATTTGCATTTTCAGAACGGGTCGCAGCTTTTAAGCCAGGCGCTCGTGACACTATCGCCTACGAACCATATCGCGATGATGTTGTCGTTTTTGTATCTTTATATGTTTTGGATGAGGAGAGATCCGTTGGAGGTGGAGAGATTGCGCGAGTTGAGTATCTCGATTCTTGCGTATGTTACGACGTTTTCGCTAGATGAGGTTTGTGCCAATTCAGGTGGGAATACGGGAACGTCGGAACCTGTTACGCTATCGCGGATCTTGACGTATATTTATGATCGCGATGTATTCTGTGGTTTCTTTGGCTGCGGCGCTGCTTTTGCGAGTTATGTTAGCCAGAAGCATGAGACGAGGCAGCGAATATGGCTTCTGTCACGAATGCCGATATTGCCAGACCAGACGGAGACGTGGTTCAGGTCTGAGAGTTTGCCGGAGACGAGTCAGAGAAGGATTCTGGATGTCTACTTCAGTTTAATTACGATACAATACGAGATAAACGTGTATAGCCAGAGTAGTGAGCTGGCTATACTTGAGAAGGGACTGGAGATTAGGAACAAGCTGGACAAGATACGAGAG GAGCAGAACTTTCTCTTCACCTTATCAAGAGACTGCGCCCAACAGTCTACTCAACCACCACTCATGGCCCTCGTAGCTGTAACTATCTTCCACGCCCTCGAAATTTACCTGCACCGCAGCCGCGACACATTCTTCGGCGAGACACCAGTCCCAGCTGATATCGAGCGAGCCCTCCAGGAACTAGTCTCAGCAGCATACCACACCATCCCCGTGGGACCAGTGCAGCTCCTAGAGCGGTTCCAATGGGCTCTTCTGATCGGGGGAATCGAAACACATGACCCTGTATACCGAGATTGGATCTCGGCGAGTATTTCAGACCCCGTTATCAAGGGCGTTTACAATCTCGTGGTATCGGCTAAGACACTGTCGGCTAAGGGAATATCGATGGAGGCGGTTCGCGAGTTAGTTAGCAAGCAGAGCACAGCATCATGA
- a CDS encoding hypothetical protein (At least one base has a quality score < 10), protein MICSRELMDELSDEARFHKLVVGGVEKLRPLAGDGLFSAQHNNQEWAIAHRILMPLFGPLTIREMFPDMRDISEQLCLKWARAGPSATIDVGNDFTRLTLDTIALCTMGFRFNSFYSNDKMHPFVESMVAALVDAEKQSMLPDVVQSFRLRAQSHFKKHAAVMKSTCHEILEQRRKNPVEGKDLLNAMMNGKDPKTGMGMSDGNIVDNLITFLIAGHETTSGLLSFAFYYLLENPEKLQKAREEVDEVLGDENLTADHLPKMPYINMIFRETLRLMPTAPGFYVTPFKDEVIGGQYNVSAGDPLFLFLHMIHRDPEVWGPDAEEFRPERMADEQFNKLPKNAWKPFGNGMRGCIGREFAWQEAQVVTIMLLQNFDMVKADPNYKLKIKQSLTIKPDGFNMKVKLREGRDLTNLFKNPSLASSKQPSLSSRMNLKISQKDLKPISIFYGSNTGTCEALAERLSADCATFGFMPSKPLPLDEATRNLSKDGPNIILAASYDGKPSDNATEFTKWAESLQPGELDGIQFAVFGCGHKDWVSTLYRIPKILDKCLAAAGADRLVDIGLTDASTGRLYPDFDDWAHSKLFPELASRHGITLDHAPDSLELSVTINQSQRNDIGGNFKRAEVVENTLLTSPGVPRKHSLLLKLPKDMAYTPGDHVLVLPKNPPQLVDRVMTCFGVDDDTVLTVSSQRPTFLPTGTPILASNLFSTLVELSQTVSRTSLKRLVDFAGNDGTKGEIQSLAGDRYDAEIDQQRMSILDILRKYPSINMPLSTFLSMLPQMRPRTYSFASTPEWKAGHGSLLFSVVEATEASGSSLARPGGLATNYMAQLRPGDSILVEPRPCRPELRTAMITELNVPIVMIAVGAGLAPFLGFMQKRYLQTQNSGHLPNSPCTLFFGCRGAKMDDICRDTLDEYSRAGVVSIHRAFSRDWDSAVQVCSASCR, encoded by the exons ATGATCTGCAGCCGCGAGCTCATGGACGAACTATCGGACGAAGCACGATTCCACAAACTTGTCGTCGGCGGTGTCGAAAAGCTACGGCCTCTTGCTGGTGATGGCCTCTTCTCGGCGCAACATAATAACCAGGAATGGGCAATTGCGCATCGAATTCTCATGCCACTGTTCGGACCTCTAACAATTAGAGAGATGTTCCCCGATATGCGAGATATCTCAGAACAACTCTGTCTAAAATG GGCGCGAGCAGGTCCCTCAGCTACCATCGACGTCGGAAACGATTTCACACGACTAACACTCGACACCATCGCCCTCTGCACAATGGGCTTCCgcttcaacagcttctaCAGCAACGACAAGATGCATCCCTTCGTAGAGAGCATGGTCGCAGCTCTCGTCGACGCCGAAAAACAATCCATGCTTCCCGACGTGGTGCAATCATTTCGACTACGAGCCCAATCCCATTTCAAGAAGCACGCTGCTGTGATGAAGAGCACTTGCCATGAAATTCTCGAACAGCGACGGAAGAATCCTGTAGAGGGAAAGGATCTTCTCAATGCGATGATGAATGGCAAGGATCCCAAGACGGGAATGGGTATGAGTGATGGGAATATCGTCGATAACCTCATCACTTTCCTCATCGCGGGTCACGAGACTACCTCTGGCCTCTTGTCGTTTGCATTCTACTACCTCCTCGAGAACCCCGAGAAGCTACAGAAGGCTCgtgaggaggttgatgaagtaTTGGGCGACGAGAACCTCACTGCCGACCATCTCCCCAAGATGCCCTACATCAACATGATCTTCCGTGAGACTCTTCGTCTCATGCCCACTGCACCAGGCTTCTACGTCACACCCTTCAAAGACGAAGTCATCGGCGGTCAATACAACGTCTCCGCAGGCGATCCCTTGTTCCTCTTCCTCCACATGATCCATCGCGATCCCGAAGTCTGGGGCCCTGATGCTGAAGAGTTCAGACCTGAGAGGATGGCAGACGAGCAATTTAACAAACTCCCCAAGAATGCTTGGAAGCCTTTCGGCAATGGCATGCGAGGCTGCATCGGTCGAGAATTCGCATGGCAGGAAGCTCAAGTC GTTACCATCATGCTCCTCCAGAATTTTGACATGGTCAAGGCCGATCCCAActacaagctcaagatcaagcagtCGCTCACCATCAAGCCCGACGGTTTCAACATGAAGGTCAAGCTCCGAGAGGGGCGCGACTTGAccaacctcttcaagaacCCCAGCCTCGCTAGTTCCAAGCAGCCCAGTCTCTCCAGCCGAATGAACCTCAAAATTTCACAGAAAGATCTGAAGCCCATTTCTATCTTTTACGGATCAAACACTGGAACGTGTGAGGCATTGGCGGAGCGGCTGTCGGCTGATTGTGCGACATTCGGATTCATGCCTTCAAAGCCTTTGCCGCTTGATGAGGCTACGAGGAATCTGTCCAAGGATGGACCGAATATCATCTTGGCCGCCTCGTATGATGGAAAGCCTTCTGATAATGCTACTGAGTTTACCAAGTGGGCTGAGTCGCTGCAGCCTGGGGAGTTGGACGGCATTCAGTTTGCTGTTTTCGGATGCG GCCACAAGGACTGGGTATCAACCTTGTATCGCATCCCCAAGATCCTTGACAAGTGCTTAGCAGCCGCCGGCGCCGATCGCCTCGTTGACATTGGCCTCACCGATGCTAGCACCGGTCGCTTATACCCCGACTTCGACGACTGGGCACACAGCAAGCTCTTCCCCGAACTCGCCAGCCGACACGGTATCACTCTTGATCACGCGCCTGACTCTCTCGAACTGAGTGTCACCATCAACCAGTCCCAGCGGAATGATATCGGAGGCAACTTCAAGAGGGCTGAGGTCGTGGAGAACACTCTTCTTACCAGCCCTGGTGTTCCTCGCAAGCACAGTCTACTCCTGAAGCTACCGAAGGATATGGCTTACACTCCCGGTGATCATGTCTTGGTTCTTCCCAAGAACCCCCCTCAGCTTGTTGATCGGGTCATGACTtgctttggtgttgatgatgatactGTCTTGACTGTGTCGTCGCAACGACCAACTTTCCTTCCCACTGGGACTCCCATCCTTGCTTCTAACCTCTTCAGTACTCTTGTTGAGCTGTCCCAGACGGTTAGCCGTACAAGTCTCAAGAGGCTGGTGGACTTTGCAGGTAATGATGGGACTAAGGGTGAGATCCAGAGTCTCGCTGGTGACAGGTATGACGCCGAGATTGACCAACAACGCATGTCCATCCTCGACATCCTCCGCAAATATCCTTCTATCAACATGCCTCTGTCAACCTTTCTCTCCATGCTTCCCCAGATGCGTCCCCGCACATACTCCTTTgcctcaacaccagagtGGAAGGCCGGCCACGGctcgcttctcttctccgTCGTTGAAGCCACTGAGGCTAGTGGATCATCACTTGCTCGCCCAGGCGGTCTAGCTACAAACTACATGGCCCAGCTCCGACCCGGTGACTCTATCCTCGTTGAGCCTCGACCTTGTAGACCTGAGCTTCGCACTGCGATGATCACTGAGCTCAACGTTCCTATCGTCATGATCGCTGTTGGCGCTGGTCTTGCTCCCTTCTTGGGATTCATGCAGAAGCGATACCTGCAGACTCAGAACTCGGGTCACTTGCCAAACAGCCCATGCACACTCTTCTTTGGATGTCGCGGCGCCAAGATGGATGACATCTGCCGCGATACACTAGATGAGTACTCCCGCGCAGGCGTCGTATCAATCCATCGCGCCTTCAGTCGAGATTGGGACTCCGCCGTACAAGTATGTTCAGCATCTTGTCGCTAA